One window of the Zea mays cultivar B73 chromosome 3, Zm-B73-REFERENCE-NAM-5.0, whole genome shotgun sequence genome contains the following:
- the LOC100217222 gene encoding uncharacterized protein LOC100217222 — translation MCDLFSSPVLPLLLPWPPRPLLLPAGRGPSHGVLEPQLGLLPSAIPSLSVHAPLAPARISLQLTDPLPCRGGRPLLLGFSGARDLPAKSLHRWSPRRVRWSPCVLGRGAPYSRSRLVRALQAPFGVVPCSAFTASASSFVCGRASAPSRHPALVLEKNPKRIGMPSSASNGSCGADKSTSSFVSSSGLQLVFMPKTNNPRRLGVKGNKSVRCRRILDVDGEEVRFDAALTMCSVKC, via the coding sequence ATGTGCGACCTCTTCAGCTCGCCGGTGCTCCCTCTGCTTCTCCCATGGCCGCCGCGCCCTTTGCTCCTCCCAGCCGGCCGAGGTCCCTCCCATGGCGTCTTGGAGCCCCAGCTCGGCCTCCTCCCCAGCGCCATCCCGAGCCTCTCCGTGCACGCGCCCCTGGCCCCTGCTCGGATCTCACTCCAGCTCACCGATCCCCTTCCCTGTCGTGGAGGCAGGCCGCTACTGCTCGGCTTCTCTGGTGCGCGTGATTTGCCGGCCAAGTCCCTTCACCGGTGGTCTCCTCGCCGTGTGCGCTGGTCGCCTTGTGTGCTCGGCCGCGGTGCGCCCTACTCGCGTTCTAGGTTGGTCCGGGCGTTGCAGGCTCCGTTCGGCGTCGTTCCCTGCTCAGCCTTCACAGCTAGTGCGTCGTCGTTCGTCTGTGGTCGAGCGTCTGCTCCATCCCGGCACCCTGCACTAGTGCTCGAGAAAAATCCCAAACGAATCGGCATGCCATCGTCTGCATCGAATGGGAGTTGTGGTGCCGACAAGTCGACATCGTCATTCGTCTCCTCTTCGGGTCTCCAACTTGTGTTCATGCCAAAAACAAATAATCCGAGAAGATTAGGCGTGAAAGGAAACAAATCAGTACGCTGCCGGAGAATTCTCGATGTGGATGGAGAAGAAGTGCGATTCGATGCGGCACTCACcatgtgttcggtgaaatgcTAG